TTTAATGACAGAGTTTTCATATTGAGGTCTATTAACTTAGAGTCAGCATTTTTGCTCACTTATTCTGGCTTCAAATAGGCCAAACTTATTAATACAGTAACTTTTTCCCAGTCTCACTGACCAAAGCGCTACATGTTTAATAGTTTACTCTTGATTTGGAAAATCAGCCCTTCTGTGGCCAGTACAGTTATCAGtaaatgtgattggtcagatggTGCCCCCCCCCTTCATGTGCACACACAGGGAAAACTCTGCATTAACTTGGCAGGCTGCTAACCATCTTCGTGTGATCACATCCTGACTGCCAGTGTTAGGATAAGTGATTCACGTACCACAAACATACCCGGGTTATTCTGAACTCACTTTGTGTTTGCGTCTGGGCTcaagtgcatgtgtgaaaatggtTACAGTAATGTAGCTGAGTAAAGaaagataattaaaaaaatgtattaaaaaaatggaGGTTCAAGCAAATCGAGACCACTGGTTTCCGTGGTAGAAAATATGAATATGATACCCAGTATTTTCtactttgtttttggttttttttatttctgatcgtatattttgatttcccatGCCTGTGTTTATTATCTCCATAATGAAACAAAAGGCACAGTGATAATCAGGCATGACTGTGTTTCTATCccatttgttttctttagaaTGTAGGAAACCGGTGTTTAACTTCAGTACCTGTGCCATTTGTTTACACAGTATCAACCTGTGTATGGTTAGTAAACAGGTTCACTAATAAATCACTATAACCGAGAAGGAAGTAATCACTTCATTTCAAACTGCTCGGGTTGCTCCATCTTTCTTAACTTTACCTGTTGTGGCTGTTTTTCTGTTGGTATGTTTCCAGCTCATCCAGGACATGATGCAAGAAGTCGTTTTCTTGTTGTGGGAGATATACTCCATCGAAACAGGGGAAGGCCAGGGTGGACGGAGAAAGAAAGCCGGGTCCTGCTGACAACAGGGTGAAGTGAACTTCCTCGCTCGCTCtaattaaaaatcaaaattaaaagtGACAGTGATCACCACTGCTAGCTAGCAACATAACTTAAACAAGGCAATATTAAGTGTTTGCTAATGCCAAACAAACAGCGGAAAACTAGCTGCATCTTCGGTGTTTACATGTGCAATTAAAAGTTAAACCAAAGCTAGCTTTCTTTGCTTAACATTAATACATGAGTGGTGCTAATGTTAACCGCCTTTCTAGCTATCGTTAATAACTGTGAATATTAAATTGATTACTCTTACAGCTGAGGCTGAAGCGTACAGTGTTGACTTGTTGTAGTTTCCCAAAGTTTATGCTTGTAGTGGAGCCCGAACAAGCGAAAGCGCCTACAAATAAAAGTCGCAGGGTAGCTAGTATCCTTTGGCTTCCGGAAACAAACGTCGACTTGGGTCAGACCAACGCAGCAAGACTTCCGCTCTGACTacgtcaaaataaaagttttcatATTCATCGTGAGTGAAATGTGTCAAACACAAAATCTCACACCTCATTCtcttttgaaacaaaaaaaccctaaaaaaactaaaaactaaactaaatgtgTAATAAATGTGTACTCTGAAATTAATCGAGAGCAGCCCAACAGTTTTCAGGAAATGATTATTTATTCAGATAAACCATAATAATTGTAAGAAAAGTAGACCAGTTGTCCGAACACCATATACAGCAATCACGGACTGTTTGGTGATTGTGAACAAGGGGATGTTTTTTGCAAAATTGCAGGAAGTTTGACAAACATGTAGGGCTGATGAGCACAATTCaggaagattttagtgaaggaGAAGGACATGTTACTATTGAAGTGATCTTATTAAAAGGTAAACATGCTCCATCTTGGAAGTCACCCAACTCCAGCTCACAACTCCCAATATACATGTGTGAAAAAGACATGATCTGCTCCAGCACAAGAAAAAAGGTGACATTCATACACAGATAGAACATGTGCATCATCAATGCCAACAACCATAATGTGGCTAAACACACTGTGTGGAGAATCCTCAAAACCATACCAACAACTCCATCCCAACCTGTTTCTAGAGCAGTAAATGGTGGCCTCAcgttttttggttgttgttttttttactttacgtcttttaaaaaacacacagtcaaATCACACAAAACTACCATAATCAAAAATGGCATTTAACACAATGGCACAATTCATACAAACTGGTCTTTGTCAACTAAGGTCATGAGTATAAAAAGACATTTATAAACATAAGGTTAGGCAGAAAGTAAAGCACTTATAAataacaggggaaaaaaagaggatcAGATCAAAATTCTATACAACATTTAGGTGAAGTGGGAGTCTGATTATGTGCTGTCAGACAGATAAGGAGTCTTCAACCTACAGAGTAGAGCaatagagagagagggagagagagagagaaaaccctgttacaaataaaagtaaatcaCATTTCTAGTGTTGTCCTggcttattttatattttgcagTTGAATTATAAAGATTTCATAATAGAAATTAACAACACAGTGGAGCGAAGTCAAATCTTTAACAAAGCTGCACCTGAATGGATTCTTTTATCTTCCAGAGCCAATACTTCTGTCTTCAAAGATGGTAATTTCAACCTTGAAGAGAACAAGTTAAGGCAAATACAAAGTGCTATGTGATCAACAAAAATAATCTGTGTTTAGGAGGGGGGCAAAAATATGCATAAAATATACTCTGATTTCTTTTTGCAATGTTACTGAAACAACTGCAACAAATATCAGTACTTTTATTAAAATCTACAGGTTGTCTACActgattttacttttacttatatttatttttcctacatttttcagttcattcagtaTACAACACAATTTAACCAGATTCACTGCCACATGACTCCAGCTAACAATTCTCACATGAATCTTAAAAAAATGGTAGAGTGACTGAAGATAATCCACCTTGGTGTATAGAAGAAAAGCATGGATAACTACTGGAGAGATATACGATGAAATCAATAAAGCTCAATAAACACTTATATTTGACTTAATGTGTAACTGAGGTGCTCACAAAGTGACAAATACGCTGAGTATATAGGTATAAATAGACCAAGGGTTGGTGGTTTGTGGGAGGTGATGACTGTTGTTATAACAGTTATAACTTATAACTTAGCTCCAGTAAGCATGTAGCTGAATTAAGGATACAACTCGGAGGCCTCTCTCTATGGGGTCAGTCAGCAGCAAGCCCCTGGGAGCATAGATCTTCTCATTCTGGTCCTTAATGTATCTGGCAATCTTCTTTAACACCTGAGCACAGAAAGAGGGAGATGGAAGAGTCATtccatcctttttttttaatttttatttttttaccgtCACTCTGTAAGCGTGCACGTTGCCCTAGAGGAGCCATTTAATTCAGGttaagtttaaaataaactAAGAGGCAGTTATCGGGGTTAGGTTTGGGTTAGAGGCGTTTAGGGTCAGGGTCTTTTATCGGACTACCCAGTGCGTGTAGACACAACAACTTGTCCTTGCAAAACCATTCACGTGAGACAAGCAATTAATCCCCTCTTAATTGTGCTGCTAAATTTATTTTCATgcacaagaaaaatgaaatctGTATTTGTGaagttttaatacattttaaacacaACCTAAATTATAAAACTCCTCCAAAACAGTGGGTTTCAAAATtgaaaaatatgcatttatttaatgaaattattttcaGAGTTATTATTACAACAGCATGAGCACACACAGTACCTTCTATAGACTAGAATAGTGTGTGCTCAAATATGCAACCTTATAggactgttttttctttttttttttttcttttagccaAGCCAATTAGCCAAGATATTTTTGGTACATCTGTCATGAATTACACATACTGGTTCAATTTTggggttaagaaaaaaaaaggggggggggggggggggacgaaTGAAAATTTAGGTTCATTATTTTAATAGATAATATTCTGAGATATTCATGCCTCAAAAATTGAAAGGTGgacagaacatttttcaaatatttCTATTTGATATATGAAGGTAAAATCTCACAGCAATCACTATATACATATTGTCACGCCTTGAACCACACAATTTTGAGCCAAATATGATATGGTTCAGCAGAAGTTCCACAATGATTTGAGGTACAGTGACCTATAACATAAGACTCTGACGtgaactctttttttgttttacctttTCATAATGCGTTTCCATGCAGAGGAAGATGGTGTAGGCCGTTAGACAAGCCAGACAGCCCTCCAGGTAGGACTTCCCCCCGAGTTTTTCTGCTTCTGCATACAGGTTGTTTAGCGTCTGAATGGTCTCCTCAAACTGCTGCTTATCGATCTGAAACCACACgagcagttttaaaaacataaacttaAGGCAGTGAGGAAACAGCCATGGCATGGAGGTAAACTCTGTACATACCCTTGACTCAAGCTCTGAGGGGAACTTGGTCTGGAACTTGCATATGGTGCCTGAGCTGTAGTCTCTTTGGATGAACACCTTGGAGGACACAGCTGGTTGCTGGAGGTCCTGTAAGCTGTGGGTctacaaaaaaagaatttaCTCTCGTGTCTTGCTTTAATGAGCAGAAAGGTTGGAAAAGCAAGAAAAACGCCATCTGTTGCAAGCTAACAACGCCTAAACTCTGTTTACCCGAACAGTACTAATATCCAGCGTTAGCCAGACACACACTACATTACATAACCTAACCtaaaagcaaacagtcatcGTAACAGCtggcttcttttttaaaaaaaatttttttataaCCCTATGATGATAAATAACGATATTTATAATGTTGGAAACTACACTTCACACCACCACCCGCTTCGGTTATGGGCTAATGTtagcttaaaaaaatattagctTGCGCTGACGACCAATAACCGTCGCTAGAAAGTATGGCAATCTAAGCTTTATTCATTACCCAAAGCAACAAATCTCACCAGACGTATAACTCCGATTAAAGATTCATCTAACACAGTATTTTTAGatcaaataaatcaaaaacgCTTACCTCAGCCATAGCAGAGGTTCGCCCCTCTAGCTGATGCGCTTCTATTTCTTTCCAGCCACGCCAAAGCAATACAACTTCCGGACCAAGGCTTTCAGAATAAAATCAGATTTGCGTATTTACTGGAAAATTGTTGTGACGACagtaaattttttttaacaacaattTATTGCTTTGACAACTGCATTACCCTCTGGatttcagatttattttttattattattattaaattgtAGAAAGTGGTGTAGATTTAATTTCAAGAATTTCTGAACCGGCAAAAGTAAATCATTCCAAAGACGTATTGCAGACATGACATGCTGTCAAACGGATGTACAAGGCAGTAATTTAGTATTAACCTCGAAACGCAAGTGAACGCACAATATTTACACTAAGTATTAGGGGTTTCTTACCAAGAAGTGTGTTCGGGTTGCTATTTTCTCAATGCAAATCACAATTCTAATGTAAACATGAAACGACACAAACATTTTATTCCGAAATATGACACGCCCAGAGAGGAAGTGTTGTCAGATGAGCTTCCGGTAGAAAGACTACGTTGTGCCGGAGGCCTTCAGATATTTGGGACCGGTTGTATGACCCCCTCAGCTAGCTCAGTTATGGATACATAAAAACTTTGACAGGTTGTGTTGGTCAAATTAGTGCTTACTTTTTGCAGTGCGCTCAATCTGGAGGTACAAGCTTTTACAATTCTTCAACTTGTCAGATGACTACATGTCTACAGTCCATTTGCTTTTGAAATGTTCTTATAAAAAGGACCCACTGCCCTTGTTATATCTTTCTATTTCAACTACAAAGTGTCAATTTCAACCATAAAGACTACTACAATCGCCTTTTAGTTGTACTAACAAAAAGAGACGACACCAGCACATGGATCTTACGTTATTTATTGAATCATGTTCTTATTAGATGTGGTTCTGTTCGCTGTATTTTATTAGTCGAACAAACCGAAGCCCATGTCGCCATCTGATTCCTCAGACTCCTCCTTGGCCTCCTCcttagcagcagcagctggagcTGCGGCAGTctcagcagctgctgcaggtgCTGCGACAGCAAATGCAGATGGGTCAGCCAGGAAGGCTTTGACCTGTGAGGGTGAAGGATGTCATTACTTCTCTGTTAACGCAAAACTCCACTTTCAAGTCCAAGCATCATGTGTTAACACCAAGAATGACAAGAGCTgtctgaaaaatgtgaaaaaccaTACTTTGTCTGCCAGGGGGAAGGAGTAGTCTGTCTCCACAGCAACAGCCAGGACTCTCTTGTAGCC
This genomic interval from Oreochromis niloticus isolate F11D_XX linkage group LG5, O_niloticus_UMD_NMBU, whole genome shotgun sequence contains the following:
- the golga7 gene encoding golgin subfamily A member 7 — protein: MAETHSLQDLQQPAVSSKVFIQRDYSSGTICKFQTKFPSELESRIDKQQFEETIQTLNNLYAEAEKLGGKSYLEGCLACLTAYTIFLCMETHYEKVLKKIARYIKDQNEKIYAPRGLLLTDPIERGLRVVEITIFEDRSIGSGR